One segment of Pseudomonas sp. FP2196 DNA contains the following:
- the tilS gene encoding tRNA lysidine(34) synthetase TilS, which translates to MDRSSIDLPSRLLLNLESWRNASHWRIAFSGGLDSTVLLHLLANLAKNHSLPALSAIHVHHGLQAVADAWPAHCQSVCDELGIALQVEWVRVQPGASLERAARDARFAVLSSVTQSDDVLLTGQHRDDQAETLLFRLMRGAGVRGLAGMPQQRPLGHGALVRPLLDVTRAELEAYAQTHQLYWIEDPSNQDRQFSRNYLRHQVLPPLTDRWPQAQASMARSAAHLREAQGLLDELAQMDLAQANTRHEFEWLGLRSLALAPLAALSAARQRNALSHWLEPLTRLPDTDHWSGWSDLCNAAHDGTPVWRLAEGELHRSAGRLWWLSGDWLHTPVIGGEWQTPASPLRLPDNGCVMFSGQTPVGPLRIAYRQGGEVMHLADRGHRDLKRLLNERAVPGFVRGRLPLLFRGEELLAVANLPGLDGNVQDAWKLHWQPTDEDQGLR; encoded by the coding sequence ATGGATCGATCATCGATTGATTTGCCGTCGCGACTGCTGCTCAATCTTGAGTCTTGGCGCAATGCCTCTCATTGGCGAATCGCCTTCTCCGGTGGTCTTGATTCCACCGTCCTGCTGCATCTGCTGGCCAATCTCGCCAAAAACCACTCCCTGCCGGCGCTGAGCGCCATCCACGTCCATCACGGCCTTCAGGCTGTCGCTGATGCGTGGCCGGCGCACTGCCAGTCTGTCTGCGATGAATTGGGAATAGCGTTGCAAGTGGAGTGGGTGAGGGTGCAGCCGGGGGCGAGCCTGGAGCGGGCGGCGCGGGATGCGCGTTTTGCGGTGCTCAGCTCGGTGACGCAGTCTGATGACGTCTTGCTGACCGGTCAGCACCGTGATGATCAAGCCGAAACCCTGCTTTTTCGTCTGATGCGCGGTGCGGGAGTGCGTGGCCTTGCGGGGATGCCACAACAGCGTCCGCTGGGGCATGGGGCTTTGGTTCGGCCGTTGCTCGATGTTACCCGAGCGGAGCTGGAAGCCTACGCACAAACTCACCAGTTGTACTGGATCGAAGATCCGTCCAATCAGGATCGGCAGTTCTCGCGCAATTACCTGCGCCATCAGGTGCTGCCACCGCTGACGGATCGCTGGCCGCAAGCGCAGGCCAGCATGGCCCGCAGCGCTGCACATCTGCGTGAGGCGCAAGGCCTGCTCGATGAGCTGGCGCAGATGGATCTGGCTCAAGCCAACACCCGTCATGAATTCGAATGGCTGGGATTGCGATCACTGGCGTTGGCGCCGCTGGCCGCGCTGTCTGCCGCTCGTCAGCGAAATGCCTTGAGTCACTGGCTCGAACCGCTGACACGGCTGCCTGACACTGACCATTGGTCGGGTTGGTCGGATCTGTGCAACGCCGCTCACGATGGGACACCGGTCTGGCGTCTGGCTGAGGGCGAGTTGCACCGCAGTGCCGGCCGCTTGTGGTGGCTCAGCGGTGACTGGCTGCACACGCCGGTGATCGGTGGCGAGTGGCAGACCCCGGCGTCACCGCTACGCTTGCCCGATAACGGGTGTGTCATGTTCAGTGGACAGACTCCCGTCGGGCCGTTGCGCATTGCCTATCGGCAGGGCGGCGAAGTGATGCATCTGGCTGATCGCGGTCATCGTGATCTCAAGCGACTGCTCAATGAACGCGCGGTGCCGGGCTTCGTGCGTGGCAGATTGCCGCTGCTGTTTCGCGGCGAAGAATTGCTTGCGGTGGCGAACCTGCCGGGTCTTGATGGCAATGTGCAGGACGCTTGGAAATTGCATTGGCAGCCAACAGACGAAGATCAAGGTTTGAGATGA
- a CDS encoding acetyl-CoA carboxylase carboxyltransferase subunit alpha produces the protein MNPNFLDFEQPIADLQAKIEELRLVGNDNSLNIGDEISRLQDKSKTLTEDIFGKLTSWQIARLARHPKRPYTLDYIEHIFTEFDELHGDRHFSDDAAIVGGIARLDDQPVMIIGHQKGREVREKVRRNFGMPRPEGYRKACRLMEMAERFKMPILTFIDTPGAYPGIDAEERNQSEAIAWNLRVMSRLKTPIIATVIGEGGSGGALAIGVCDQLNMLQYSTYAVISPEGCASILWKTAEKAPDAAEAMGITAERLKGLGIVDKVIGEPLGGAHRDPAAAAASIRAELSSQLAMLKKFDNEALLKRRYDRLMSYGL, from the coding sequence ATGAACCCGAATTTTCTAGATTTCGAACAGCCGATCGCCGACCTGCAAGCCAAGATCGAAGAGTTGCGCTTGGTCGGTAATGACAATTCGCTGAATATCGGCGATGAGATCTCCCGCCTGCAAGACAAGAGCAAAACGCTGACCGAAGACATCTTCGGCAAGCTGACCAGCTGGCAGATCGCACGCCTGGCGCGTCACCCGAAACGCCCGTACACCCTGGACTACATCGAACACATCTTCACCGAGTTTGACGAACTGCACGGCGACCGTCACTTCTCCGACGACGCAGCAATCGTTGGCGGCATCGCCCGTCTGGACGATCAGCCGGTGATGATCATCGGTCACCAGAAGGGCCGTGAAGTGCGCGAGAAGGTACGCCGCAACTTCGGTATGCCGCGTCCGGAAGGCTACCGCAAGGCCTGCCGTCTGATGGAAATGGCCGAGCGTTTCAAAATGCCTATCCTGACTTTCATCGACACCCCGGGTGCCTACCCTGGTATCGACGCTGAAGAGCGCAACCAGAGCGAAGCGATCGCCTGGAACCTGCGGGTGATGTCGCGCCTGAAGACCCCGATCATCGCCACCGTAATCGGTGAGGGTGGTTCCGGCGGTGCTTTGGCGATCGGTGTCTGCGATCAGTTGAACATGCTGCAGTACTCCACCTACGCGGTTATTTCGCCGGAAGGTTGCGCTTCGATTCTGTGGAAAACCGCCGAAAAAGCGCCGGATGCCGCTGAAGCAATGGGCATTACCGCCGAGCGTCTGAAAGGCCTGGGTATCGTTGACAAGGTGATTGGCGAGCCTCTGGGCGGCGCGCACCGCGATCCGGCCGCTGCGGCTGCATCGATTCGCGCCGAGCTGAGCTCGCAATTGGCGATGCTGAAGAAGTTCGATAACGAAGCGCTGTTGAAGCGTCGTTATGATCGACTGATGAGCTACGGTCTCTAA
- a CDS encoding CTP synthase, translating into MTRYIFVTGGVVSSLGKGIASASLAAILEARGLKVTMLKLDPYINVDPGTMSPFQHGEVFVTHDGAETDLDLGHYERFIRTTMTQNNNFTTGRVYEHVLRKERRGDYLGATIQVIPHITDEIKRRIIKGAGDADVAMVEIGGTVGDIESQPFLEAIRQLRFEVGAKRAMLMHLTLVPYIATAGETKTKPTQHSVKELRSIGLQPDVLVCRSDHPIDVSSRRKIAQFTNVEERAVIALEDADTIYKIPGILHSQGLDDFVVERFGLQCGSADLSEWEAVVDAKLNPEHEVTIAMVGKYMELLDAYKSLIEAMSHAGISNRTKVNLRYIDSEDIENQGTALLEGVDAILVPGGFGLRGVEGKITAVQYARENKVPYLGICLGMQVAVIEFARNVMGWKDANSTEFDRASGHPVVGLITEWEDATGAVEVRTESSDLGGTMRLGAQDCLLEAGSKVHDCYGKDVIVERHRHRYEVNNNLLPQIIEAGLKISGRSADAALVEVVEAPDHPWFVACQFHPEFTSTPRDGHPLFSGFVKAALAQHQKKA; encoded by the coding sequence ATGACGCGCTACATATTCGTCACGGGCGGTGTTGTTTCTTCATTGGGGAAAGGCATTGCCTCGGCTTCATTGGCGGCCATCCTGGAGGCGCGGGGGCTTAAGGTCACCATGCTTAAGCTGGATCCGTACATCAACGTTGACCCGGGCACCATGAGCCCGTTCCAGCACGGTGAAGTGTTCGTCACCCACGACGGCGCGGAGACCGACCTGGACCTGGGCCACTACGAGCGGTTCATCCGCACGACCATGACCCAGAACAACAACTTCACCACCGGCCGTGTCTACGAGCACGTGCTGCGCAAAGAGCGCCGTGGTGACTACCTGGGTGCAACCATCCAGGTGATCCCGCACATCACCGACGAAATCAAGCGCCGCATCATCAAGGGTGCCGGTGACGCTGACGTGGCCATGGTCGAAATCGGTGGCACCGTGGGTGACATCGAGTCGCAACCGTTCCTCGAAGCCATCCGCCAGCTGCGTTTTGAAGTCGGCGCCAAGCGCGCGATGCTGATGCACTTGACCCTGGTTCCGTACATCGCCACTGCTGGCGAGACCAAGACCAAGCCTACCCAGCACTCCGTCAAGGAACTGCGTTCGATCGGCCTGCAGCCAGACGTACTGGTTTGCCGTTCCGATCACCCGATCGATGTGTCCTCGCGCCGCAAGATCGCGCAATTCACCAACGTTGAAGAACGTGCGGTGATCGCGCTGGAAGACGCCGACACCATCTACAAGATCCCGGGCATCCTGCACTCTCAGGGCCTGGATGATTTCGTTGTCGAGCGTTTTGGCCTGCAATGCGGCAGTGCTGACCTGTCCGAGTGGGAAGCGGTGGTCGATGCCAAGCTGAACCCGGAACACGAAGTCACCATCGCCATGGTCGGCAAGTACATGGAGCTGCTGGACGCCTACAAATCGCTGATCGAAGCGATGAGTCACGCCGGCATCAGCAACCGTACCAAGGTCAACCTGCGCTACATCGATTCCGAAGACATCGAAAACCAGGGCACTGCGCTGCTGGAAGGTGTTGACGCGATTCTGGTACCGGGTGGCTTCGGTCTGCGTGGTGTGGAAGGCAAGATCACTGCCGTTCAGTACGCTCGCGAAAACAAGGTTCCTTACCTCGGCATCTGCCTCGGCATGCAAGTGGCCGTCATCGAGTTCGCCCGTAACGTGATGGGCTGGAAAGACGCCAACTCCACCGAGTTCGATCGCGCCAGCGGTCACCCGGTTGTCGGTCTGATCACCGAGTGGGAAGACGCCACCGGCGCCGTTGAAGTGCGTACCGAATCGTCTGACCTGGGCGGCACCATGCGCCTCGGCGCTCAGGACTGCCTGCTCGAAGCCGGTTCCAAAGTGCACGATTGCTACGGCAAGGACGTGATTGTCGAGCGTCACCGTCACCGTTACGAAGTGAACAACAACCTGCTGCCACAAATCATCGAAGCCGGCCTGAAAATCTCCGGTCGTTCCGCTGATGCGGCCCTGGTTGAAGTGGTCGAGGCACCGGATCATCCATGGTTCGTCGCTTGCCAGTTCCACCCTGAGTTCACCTCGACACCACGTGATGGCCATCCGCTGTTCAGCGGTTTTGTCAAAGCAGCGTTGGCTCAACACCAGAAGAAGGCGTAA
- the kdsA gene encoding 3-deoxy-8-phosphooctulonate synthase: MAQKIIRVGDIEIANDKPMVLFGGMNVLESRDMAMQVCEEYVKVTEKLGIPYVFKASFDKANRSSVASYRGPGLEEGMRIFQDIKQAFGVPIITDVHEPEQAAVVAEVCDIIQLPAFLSRQTDLVVAMAKTNAVINIKKAQFLAPQEMKHILNKCVEAGNDQLILCERGSSFGYNNLVVDMLGFGIMKQFEYPVFFDVTHSLQMPGGRSDSAGGRRAQVLDLAKAGMSQGLAGLFLEAHPDPDNAKCDGPCALRLDKLEPFLAQLKALDELVKSFPTVETA, encoded by the coding sequence ATGGCACAGAAGATCATCCGCGTCGGCGACATCGAAATTGCCAACGACAAACCCATGGTGCTGTTCGGTGGCATGAACGTGCTGGAAAGCCGTGACATGGCCATGCAGGTTTGCGAAGAGTACGTGAAGGTCACCGAAAAACTCGGCATCCCTTACGTGTTCAAGGCCAGTTTCGACAAGGCCAACCGTTCTTCTGTGGCCTCTTATCGCGGTCCTGGCCTGGAAGAGGGCATGCGCATCTTCCAGGACATCAAACAAGCCTTCGGCGTGCCGATCATCACCGACGTCCACGAGCCTGAACAGGCCGCGGTCGTCGCTGAGGTGTGCGACATCATCCAGTTGCCGGCCTTCCTGTCGCGCCAGACCGATCTGGTTGTCGCGATGGCCAAGACCAACGCCGTCATCAACATCAAGAAAGCCCAGTTCCTCGCGCCTCAGGAAATGAAACACATCCTGAACAAGTGCGTTGAAGCGGGTAACGATCAATTGATCCTCTGCGAGCGTGGTTCGAGCTTCGGCTACAACAACCTCGTGGTCGATATGCTCGGCTTCGGCATCATGAAGCAGTTCGAATACCCGGTATTCTTCGACGTGACCCACTCTCTGCAAATGCCTGGCGGTCGTTCCGACTCCGCCGGCGGCCGCCGTGCACAGGTTCTGGATCTGGCCAAGGCCGGTATGAGCCAAGGCCTGGCAGGTCTGTTCCTCGAAGCTCACCCGGATCCGGACAATGCCAAATGCGACGGCCCTTGCGCCTTGCGTCTGGACAAACTGGAGCCATTCCTGGCCCAGCTCAAAGCTCTGGACGAGTTGGTGAAGAGTTTTCCGACGGTAGAAACCGCGTAA
- the lpxB gene encoding lipid-A-disaccharide synthase, whose protein sequence is MANLRIALVAGEASGDILGAGLMRALKAQHPAVEFIGVGGPLMQAEGLTSYFPMERLSVMGLVEVLGRLRELLKRRKELIATLIVEKPDVFIGIDAPDFNLNIELKLRQAGIKTVHYVSPSVWAWRQKRVLKIREGCDLMLTLLPFEAKFYEEKGVPVRFVGHTLADTIPLEADRAAARAELGLPDGPLVALMPGSRGGEVARLGALFLDTAERLRAMRPGLRFVIPCANAERRMQLEELLAGRDLPVTLLDGKSHLALAACNAVLIASGTATLEALLYKRPMVVAYRLAPLTFWILKRMVKSPYVSLPNLLAQRLLVPELLQDDATVEALAQTVSPLIEGGEEQTRGFDEIHRTLRLDASNQAADAVLNLIGQTR, encoded by the coding sequence ATGGCTAATCTGCGTATTGCACTGGTGGCGGGTGAGGCTTCCGGTGACATTCTCGGCGCCGGACTCATGCGCGCCCTCAAGGCACAGCATCCGGCGGTCGAGTTCATCGGAGTCGGCGGTCCGTTGATGCAGGCCGAAGGCCTGACTTCCTATTTCCCCATGGAGCGTTTGTCGGTCATGGGGCTGGTGGAGGTGCTCGGTCGTTTGCGCGAGTTGCTCAAGCGCCGCAAAGAACTCATCGCCACGCTGATCGTCGAAAAGCCGGACGTGTTCATCGGCATCGATGCACCGGACTTCAACCTCAATATCGAACTCAAGCTGCGTCAGGCCGGGATCAAAACCGTGCATTACGTCAGCCCGTCGGTGTGGGCGTGGCGGCAGAAGCGCGTGTTGAAGATTCGCGAAGGCTGCGACCTGATGTTGACGCTGCTGCCGTTCGAAGCAAAATTTTACGAAGAGAAAGGCGTGCCGGTTCGGTTCGTCGGTCACACGCTGGCCGATACCATTCCGCTGGAGGCTGATCGCGCTGCTGCGCGTGCCGAGTTGGGGCTGCCCGACGGCCCGCTGGTGGCATTGATGCCCGGCAGCCGTGGTGGCGAAGTCGCCCGTCTGGGGGCGCTTTTCCTCGATACCGCCGAGCGTTTGCGTGCCATGCGTCCCGGGTTGCGTTTCGTCATACCTTGCGCCAATGCAGAACGGCGCATGCAACTTGAAGAGTTGCTCGCTGGCCGCGATTTGCCAGTGACCTTGCTCGATGGCAAGTCCCATCTGGCCCTGGCTGCGTGCAATGCGGTGTTGATCGCCTCCGGTACGGCGACCCTTGAAGCCTTGCTGTATAAGCGGCCGATGGTGGTGGCCTATCGTCTGGCGCCGCTGACGTTCTGGATTCTCAAGCGCATGGTCAAGAGCCCGTACGTGTCTTTGCCGAACCTGCTGGCCCAGCGCCTGCTGGTTCCGGAACTGTTGCAGGATGATGCGACAGTCGAGGCATTGGCGCAGACCGTTTCGCCCCTGATCGAGGGCGGTGAAGAGCAGACTCGCGGCTTCGACGAAATCCATCGCACGCTGCGGCTGGACGCTTCCAATCAGGCGGCGGATGCCGTCCTCAACCTGATCGGTCAAACACGATGA
- the rnhB gene encoding ribonuclease HII translates to MQMGLDFTLVAEVEELVAGVDEVGRGPLCGAVVTAAVILDPNRPILGLNDSKKLTEAKREKLYDEIIEKSLSWCIARAEVEEIDELNILHATMLAMQRAVAGLHIQPKLAMIDGNRCPQLPMRAEAVVQGDGKVPAIAAASILAKVSRDREMAAFELIYPGYGIGGHKGYPTPVHLEALVRLGPTPIHRRSFAPVRQAYEALEGLTQV, encoded by the coding sequence CTGCAGATGGGCCTGGATTTCACCCTGGTCGCCGAAGTCGAAGAGCTGGTGGCCGGTGTCGATGAGGTCGGTCGCGGCCCATTGTGCGGTGCGGTGGTGACGGCGGCGGTGATCCTTGATCCAAACCGGCCGATCCTTGGCCTTAACGACTCGAAAAAACTCACCGAAGCCAAACGCGAAAAGCTTTACGACGAGATCATCGAGAAATCCCTGAGCTGGTGCATCGCCCGCGCCGAAGTTGAAGAAATCGACGAGCTGAACATTCTGCACGCAACCATGCTGGCCATGCAGCGCGCGGTCGCGGGCCTGCATATTCAGCCAAAACTGGCGATGATTGACGGCAACCGCTGCCCGCAATTGCCGATGCGCGCTGAAGCCGTAGTGCAGGGCGATGGCAAGGTTCCCGCCATTGCAGCGGCATCGATTCTGGCCAAGGTCAGTCGTGACCGCGAGATGGCCGCGTTCGAGTTGATTTACCCGGGTTACGGTATTGGCGGCCATAAAGGCTACCCGACGCCCGTTCATCTGGAAGCGTTGGTGCGTCTTGGTCCGACGCCGATTCACCGGCGCTCGTTCGCCCCGGTGCGTCAGGCTTACGAGGCACTGGAAGGTCTGACGCAGGTTTAG
- the dnaE gene encoding DNA polymerase III subunit alpha produces MPASFVHLRLHTEYSLVDGLVRIKPLVKALTAMNMPAVAVTDQNNMCSLVKFYKNTMGAGIKPICGADLWLSNKDPDAPLSRISLLVMNAKGYRNLTELISRGFIDGQRNGMIIIERQWVAEANEGLIMLSAAKEGEIGMALIGGNPAEAEALAREWMAVFPDRFYLEIQRTNRPNDEEQLHGAVALADKLGAPLVATNDVRFIKQEDFAAHETRVCIGEGRALDDPRRSKNYSDQQYLKSAEEMAELFSDIPDAIENTVEIAKRCNIDVKLGTHFLPNFPIPDGMTIDEYFRKVSFDGLEERLAVLLPKDTTEDYEAKRQVYVDRLNFELDIIIQMGFPGYFLIVMDFIQWAKSNGVPVGPGRGSGAGSLVAYVQKITDLDPLEYDLLFERFLNPERVSMPDFDVDFCMDGRDRVIDYVAEKYGRNAVSQIITFGSMAAKAVVRDVARVQGKSYGLADRLSKMIPFEVGMTLEKAYEQEEILRDFIKVDEEAAEIWEMARKLEGVVRNVGKHAGGVVIAPTKLTDFSPIYCDEAGDGLVTQFDKDDVEAAGLVKFDFLGLRTLTVIDWALKTINRDRAKVDEPPLDIAFIPLDDKPTYTLLQKAETTAVFQLESRGMKELIKKLKPDCLEDLIALVALFRPGPLQSGMVDDFINRKHGRAELAYPHSDYQYEGLKPVLAPTYGIILYQEQVMQIAQVMAGYTLGGADMLRRAMGKKKPEEMAKQRGGFIEGCKTNNIDADLAGNIFDLVEKFAGYGFNKSHSAAYGLVSYQTAWLKTHYPAPFMAAVLSADMHNTDKVVTLIEEIRTMKLRLDAPDVNTSEFKFTVNDDGRIVYGLGAIKGVGEGPVEAITEARQEGPFKDLFDFCARVDLKRINKRTLDGLIRSGALDRLGPYFHDEQKAYQANIDRNRAVLLAAMEEAIKAAEQTARTHDSGHADLFGGLFVEEDADVYATHRKAKELTLKERLKGEKDTLGLYLTGHPIDEYEGEIRRFARQRIIDLKPARDTQTVAGMIIALRVMKNKKGDKMGFITLDDRSGRIEASLFAEAFHSAQSLLQTDAMVVVEGEVSNDDFSGGLRLRVKRVMSMEDARTNLAESLRLKLQTQDLKGDQLRWLGDLLKRHRGACPITMEYTSPDAKTLLQFGETWRIDPADALIQALRDQFGRDNVFLQYR; encoded by the coding sequence ATGCCGGCTTCATTCGTTCATCTACGCCTGCACACTGAGTACTCCCTGGTCGACGGGCTGGTGCGGATCAAGCCACTGGTCAAGGCGCTGACCGCCATGAACATGCCGGCCGTGGCGGTCACCGATCAGAACAACATGTGTTCCCTGGTCAAATTCTATAAAAACACCATGGGCGCGGGCATCAAGCCGATCTGCGGCGCTGACCTGTGGCTGTCGAACAAGGATCCGGATGCACCGCTGAGCCGGATCAGTCTGTTGGTGATGAACGCCAAGGGCTATCGCAACCTCACCGAGTTGATCTCGCGCGGCTTCATCGACGGCCAGCGTAACGGCATGATTATCATCGAGCGCCAGTGGGTTGCCGAGGCCAACGAAGGCCTGATCATGCTGTCCGCCGCCAAAGAAGGCGAGATCGGCATGGCGCTGATCGGTGGCAACCCGGCCGAGGCCGAAGCACTGGCGCGTGAATGGATGGCGGTGTTCCCGGATCGCTTCTATCTGGAAATCCAGCGCACCAACCGTCCCAACGATGAAGAGCAACTGCATGGCGCCGTGGCCTTGGCTGACAAGCTTGGCGCGCCACTGGTGGCCACCAACGATGTGCGTTTCATCAAGCAGGAAGACTTCGCAGCCCACGAAACCCGTGTATGCATCGGTGAGGGCCGCGCCCTCGATGATCCACGGCGTTCGAAGAATTACAGCGACCAGCAATACCTCAAAAGTGCCGAGGAAATGGCTGAGCTGTTCAGTGACATTCCGGACGCGATCGAAAACACTGTCGAGATTGCCAAGCGCTGCAACATCGACGTGAAACTGGGCACGCACTTCTTGCCCAACTTCCCGATTCCCGATGGCATGACCATCGACGAGTATTTCCGCAAAGTGTCCTTCGACGGTCTGGAGGAGCGACTGGCGGTTCTGCTGCCAAAAGACACCACCGAAGATTACGAAGCCAAGCGTCAGGTCTATGTCGACCGGTTGAATTTCGAGCTGGATATCATCATCCAGATGGGCTTCCCGGGTTACTTCCTGATCGTGATGGACTTTATCCAGTGGGCCAAGAGCAACGGTGTGCCAGTAGGTCCTGGCCGTGGATCGGGTGCGGGCTCGCTGGTGGCTTACGTTCAGAAAATCACTGACCTTGACCCGCTGGAATATGACCTGCTGTTCGAACGTTTCCTTAACCCGGAACGGGTCTCGATGCCCGACTTCGACGTCGACTTCTGCATGGACGGTCGTGACCGGGTGATCGACTACGTGGCCGAAAAATACGGCCGCAACGCGGTAAGCCAGATCATCACCTTCGGTTCCATGGCGGCGAAGGCTGTGGTGCGTGACGTGGCCCGGGTGCAGGGCAAGTCCTACGGCCTGGCGGATCGCCTGTCGAAGATGATTCCGTTCGAAGTCGGCATGACCCTGGAAAAAGCCTACGAACAGGAAGAGATTCTGCGCGACTTCATCAAGGTCGATGAAGAGGCTGCAGAAATCTGGGAGATGGCGCGCAAGCTTGAAGGCGTTGTGCGTAACGTCGGCAAGCACGCCGGTGGTGTGGTGATCGCGCCGACCAAGCTGACTGACTTTTCGCCGATCTATTGCGACGAGGCCGGTGACGGTCTGGTAACCCAGTTCGACAAGGACGACGTTGAAGCTGCCGGTCTGGTGAAGTTCGACTTCCTCGGTCTGCGCACCCTGACGGTTATCGACTGGGCGCTGAAGACCATCAACCGTGACCGCGCCAAGGTCGACGAGCCGCCCCTGGATATCGCGTTTATCCCGCTGGATGACAAGCCGACGTACACGCTGCTGCAAAAAGCTGAAACCACGGCGGTCTTCCAGCTTGAATCCCGCGGCATGAAAGAGCTGATCAAAAAGCTCAAGCCCGACTGCCTGGAAGACTTGATCGCACTGGTGGCCCTGTTCCGTCCGGGCCCGCTGCAGTCCGGCATGGTTGATGACTTTATCAACCGTAAGCACGGTCGCGCCGAGTTGGCTTATCCGCACTCCGACTACCAATACGAAGGCCTCAAGCCAGTATTGGCGCCGACGTACGGCATCATCCTGTATCAGGAACAGGTGATGCAGATTGCTCAGGTCATGGCCGGTTACACCCTCGGTGGTGCGGACATGCTGCGTCGGGCGATGGGTAAGAAAAAGCCCGAAGAGATGGCCAAGCAACGCGGCGGCTTCATTGAAGGTTGCAAGACCAACAATATCGACGCTGATCTCGCCGGTAACATTTTTGACCTGGTGGAAAAATTCGCCGGTTATGGCTTCAACAAGTCTCACTCTGCCGCTTATGGTCTGGTGTCGTACCAGACGGCCTGGTTGAAAACCCACTACCCGGCGCCATTCATGGCTGCGGTACTGTCGGCGGACATGCACAACACCGACAAGGTCGTGACCTTGATCGAAGAAATTCGCACCATGAAGCTGCGTCTCGACGCGCCGGATGTGAATACTTCGGAATTCAAGTTCACGGTGAACGACGACGGCCGCATTGTTTACGGTCTCGGCGCGATCAAAGGTGTCGGCGAAGGGCCGGTGGAAGCGATCACCGAGGCGCGTCAGGAAGGCCCGTTCAAGGATCTGTTCGATTTCTGCGCCCGTGTCGACCTCAAGCGCATTAATAAGCGCACCCTCGACGGTCTGATCCGCAGCGGCGCACTGGATCGTCTTGGGCCGTATTTCCACGACGAACAAAAGGCTTATCAGGCCAACATCGACCGCAACCGCGCCGTGCTGCTGGCGGCGATGGAGGAGGCGATCAAGGCTGCCGAGCAAACCGCTCGCACCCACGACAGTGGTCACGCCGACCTGTTTGGCGGGCTGTTTGTCGAGGAAGATGCTGACGTTTATGCGACTCATCGCAAGGCCAAGGAATTGACCCTCAAGGAGCGCCTCAAAGGTGAAAAAGACACCTTGGGCCTGTACTTGACCGGTCACCCGATTGATGAATATGAGGGCGAGATTCGCCGGTTCGCCCGTCAGCGCATCATCGACCTGAAACCGGCCCGCGATACGCAGACCGTGGCCGGGATGATCATTGCCCTGCGGGTGATGAAGAACAAAAAGGGCGACAAGATGGGCTTCATCACCCTTGACGACCGCTCCGGGCGGATCGAGGCGTCGCTGTTTGCCGAAGCGTTCCATTCCGCGCAGTCGCTGCTGCAGACCGACGCGATGGTGGTGGTTGAAGGCGAGGTCAGCAACGATGACTTCTCCGGCGGCCTGCGCCTGCGGGTCAAGCGCGTGATGAGCATGGAAGATGCGCGCACCAACCTCGCCGAGAGCCTGCGTCTGAAGTTGCAGACCCAGGATCTCAAAGGCGATCAGCTACGCTGGTTGGGTGATTTGCTCAAGCGTCATCGCGGGGCCTGCCCGATCACCATGGAGTACACCAGTCCTGATGCGAAGACCTTGCTGCAGTTCGGCGAGACCTGGCGGATCGACCCGGCGGATGCCTTGATTCAAGCCCTGCGTGACCAGTTCGGGCGAGACAACGTCTTCCTCCAATACCGTTGA